The following is a genomic window from Methanomassiliicoccales archaeon.
ACACAGAGGGCCAACCGTGCCATCATTGAGATCAGGACATACATAATGAGGCACATGAAGACCGATGAGAGCAACGTCTGGATCGACACAAAGGTCAACGAAGCGATCTGGAACCGGAGCATCCAAAAACCACCGTCGAAGATCATGGTCAAGGCGGTCAAGTTCGAGGATGGGCTGGTAGAGGTCTCTCTCCCGGAACAGTGAAGCTCGGAAATTCATGTTAAACCTGTCGAGCTACAACGGAAACCAATACGTTGGCGTATTTTCCTGCGCCAACGAGAACATTTCTTTAATACCGGTCGACTCGTCCGAGACCCTTGTCAATGAC
Proteins encoded in this region:
- a CDS encoding 50S ribosomal protein L31e, translating into MAEESEKEVVFTIPLRKMKIVPYTQRANRAIIEIRTYIMRHMKTDESNVWIDTKVNEAIWNRSIQKPPSKIMVKAVKFEDGLVEVSLPEQ